A stretch of the Vitis riparia cultivar Riparia Gloire de Montpellier isolate 1030 chromosome 13, EGFV_Vit.rip_1.0, whole genome shotgun sequence genome encodes the following:
- the LOC117928672 gene encoding G-type lectin S-receptor-like serine/threonine-protein kinase LECRK3 has protein sequence MAARFLLLLVLPSLVFSQYCTDIDITASNDAPRCVSPSGEFAFGFYRLGSQSLFLLAIWFEKIPEKTLVWYANGDNPAPKGSKLELTSDGQFILSDPQGKEIWRPQNSVTAVTHAAMRDTGNFVLENRNQNLTVWQSFQNPANTILPTQTLEIGGTMYSQQSNSSYSKGRFQLQMEAGGNLVLNTLDPESGKAYDVYYSSNTNDAANSSNSGQRVIFDESGSIYVLLRNGSTVNITSGSSLTGDYYYRATLDQDGVFRLYNRDNSSTSWSVVKNIPDNICTVTPSNLGSGICGFNSYCSIDGRGLPDCLCPDGYSHLDPLDRKQGCKPNFELPSCQTAVDGWEANKDAVEFRELKDVNWPLSDYQLQEGPEFNKEKCKQSCKDDCLCVVAIYNTDNQCWKKKFPLSNGRHEPTQNVLEYTTALIKVRIKNDTIERCPDKSTLILVGSVLLGSSVFFNLFLLLAIPAAALFFYNKKLMNIQSVSSKFPTTSVRTYSYKELEEATGGFKEKLGRGAFGTVYKGVLASDAGRFVAVKKLDKVVQEGEKEFKTEVTVIGQTHHRNLVGLLGYCDEGVHRLLVYEHMNNGSLADFLFGISTPEWSQRLQIAFGIAKGLMYLHEECSTPIIHCDIKPENILLDEYLTPRISDFGLAKLLMRDHTRTLTTIRGTKGYVAPEWFRSKPITAKVDVYSYGVMLLEIISCRKSVHSQPENEEEAILSDWAYDCYRGHRLDKLVKNDDEAEKDMGMLERVVMVAIWCIQEDPSLRPSMGMVILMLQGVVEVPVPPCPFPFSSTF, from the coding sequence ATGGCTGCCAGGTTCTTGCTTCTTCTTGTCCTTCCATCTTTAGTTTTTTCTCAATATTGCACTGATATTGACATTACCGCCTCCAACGACGCGCCTAGATGTGTATCACCTTCTGGTGAATTTGCGTTTGGGTTTTACCGCCTTGGCAGTCAAAGTCTCTTCTTGCTTGCTATCTGGTTCGAAAAAATACCGGAAAAAACCTTAGTTTGGTATGCAAATGGAGATAACCCGGCTCCTAAAGGATCCAAACTTGAACTTACCTCTGATGGCCAGTTCATACTAAGTGATCCACAAGGCAAAGAGATATGGAGACCTCAGAACTCTGTTACCGCGGTCACTCATGCTGCCATGCGTGATACTGGTAactttgttcttgaaaataggaATCAAAATCTTACAGTGTGGCAGAGCTTCCAGAATCCAGCCAACACCATCTTGCCAACTCAAACACTGGAAATCGGTGGCACCATGTATTCTCAGCAGTCAAACAGCAGCTACTCAAAGGGGAGGTTCCAGCTTCAAATGGAAGCTGGAGGCAATCTCGTACTTAATACCTTGGACCCAGAATCTGGTAAAGCATATGATGTTTATTATTCAAGCAACACCAATGATGCTGCAAATAGCAGCAATTCTGGCCAACGGGTGATTTTTGATGAGTCAGGTAGCATCTATGTTCTTCTAAGGAATGGAAGTACTGTTAACATCACCTCCGGAAGTAGCTTGACGGGAGATTACTATTACCGGGCAACGCTTGACCAGGACGGAGTTTTCAGGCTATATAATCGTGACAACAGCAGTACTTCTTGGTCTGTTGTGAAAAACATTCCCGATAACATTTGTACCGTGACCCCAAGTAATCTTGGCAGTGGAATTTGTGGGTTCAACAGCTATTGTTCCATTGATGGAAGGGGGCTGCCTGATTGTCTATGCCCAGATGGGTACTCTCATTTGGATCCTCTTGACAGAAAACAAGGCTGTAAACCGAATTTTGAATTGCCCAGCTGCCAAACAGCTGTGGATGGATGGGAAGCAAACAAGGATGCAGTAGAGTTCAGAGAATTAAAAGATGTCAACTGGCCATTATCTGATTATCAACTTCAGGAGGGACCTGAATTCAACAAGGAGAAGTGTAAACAGTCTTGCAAAGATGATTGCCTCTGTGTGGTTGCTATCTATAACACTGACAATCAGTGTTGGAAGAAGAAGTTTCCTCTCTCAAATGGAAGACACGAACCTACACAAAATGTGCTCGAGTACACAACTGCTCTCATCAAGGTACGGATTAAAAATGATACTATAGAGAGATGCCCAGACAAGTCTACCTTGATCCTTGTTGGGTCAGTACTCCTTGGCAGCTCTGTGTTCTTTAATCTCTTTCTGTTGTTAGCAATCCCTGCGGCTGCTCTCTTCTTCTACAACAAGAAACTGATGAATATCCAGTCCGTTTCAAGCAAATTCCCGACCACCAGTGTGAGAACTTATTCATACAAAGAGCTTGAAGAGGCAACCGGTGGATTCAAGGAGAAATTGGGCAGGGGAGCTTTTGGAACAGTTTATAAAGGGGTTTTGGCATCAGATGCTGGGAGATTTGTTGCAGTCAAGAAGTTAGATAAGGTGGTACAGGAAGGCGAGAAGGAATTCAAAACAGAAGTCACTGTGATTGGGCAGACCCACCATAGGAATTTAGTCGGTTTGCTTGGCTATTGTGATGAGGGTGTGCACCGGCTTCTGGTATACGAGCACATGAACAATGGATCTTTAGCAGACTTCTTGTTTGGAATATCTACACCCGAATGGAGCCAGAGACTCCAGATAGCCTTTGGGATTGCAAAAGGGCTAATGTATTTACACGAAGAGTGCAGCACCCCCATCATCCATTGTGATATAAAGCCTGAAAACATCCTCCTTGACGAGTACCTTACACCTAGGATTTCAGACTTCGGACTAGCAAAGCTTCTGATGAGAGATCATACTCGGACCCTTACAACCATCAGAGGGACCAAAGGATACGTTGCACCAGAATGGTTCAGGAGCAAGCCGATTACTGCGAAAGTGGATGTTTATAGTTATGGGGTTATGTTACTGGAGATCATCAGTTGCAGGAAGAGCGTACATTCACAGCCGGAAAATGAGGAGGAAGCAATACTTTCTGATTGGGCTTATGATTGCTATAGAGGGCACAGATTGGATAAGCTAGTGAAGAATGATGATGAGGCAGAAAAGGACATGGGGATGCTGGAGAGGGTAGTGATGGTTGCCATTTGGTGCATTCAAGAGGACCCTTCTTTGAGGCCCTCCATGGGAATGGTCATACTGATGCTTCAAGGAGTTGTTGAAGTTCCTGTGCCCCCTTGTCCTTTCCCCTTTAGCTCAACCTTCTGA